The Streptomyces sp. NBC_01255 genome window below encodes:
- a CDS encoding TetR/AcrR family transcriptional regulator, with translation MSTARERILEATEELLATKDALAISTRAICDRAKVGMPEIYRQFGDKQGLLTAVADIGFERFLAAKRRNPLTGDPVADLRTAWDSHVAFALRNPYLYRLMFTPTGDAKPQAIKEAQAILLTAVERCRDAGRLRMTPELAGQSILSANVGVCMMALSFPELFAGDEISYAVRDAVIGKATGDEREDSRIGTATVLAQALVGTLTGTSPVSGAALDHLTRSLRPPTAPPEA, from the coding sequence ATGTCGACGGCACGAGAGCGCATCCTGGAAGCCACCGAGGAACTGCTCGCCACCAAGGACGCCCTGGCGATCTCGACCCGGGCCATCTGCGACCGGGCGAAGGTCGGCATGCCCGAGATCTATCGCCAGTTCGGCGACAAGCAGGGGCTGCTCACCGCGGTCGCCGACATCGGCTTCGAGCGGTTCCTCGCGGCCAAGAGGCGCAATCCGCTCACCGGCGATCCCGTGGCGGACCTGCGGACGGCCTGGGACAGCCACGTCGCGTTCGCGCTGCGCAACCCGTACCTGTACCGCTTGATGTTCACGCCGACGGGCGACGCCAAGCCGCAGGCGATCAAGGAGGCGCAGGCCATCCTCCTGACGGCCGTGGAGCGCTGCCGGGACGCCGGGCGGCTGCGCATGACCCCCGAGCTGGCCGGGCAGTCGATCCTCTCCGCCAACGTGGGCGTGTGCATGATGGCGCTGTCGTTCCCCGAACTGTTCGCGGGCGACGAGATCTCCTACGCGGTGCGCGACGCCGTCATCGGCAAGGCCACCGGGGACGAGCGCGAGGACTCCAGGATCGGCACGGCGACGGTCCTCGCCCAGGCGTTGGTCGGCACCCTCACGGGCACGTCACCCGTCAGCGGCGCCGCCCTCGACCACCTGACTCGCTCGCTCCGCCCGCCTACCGCGCCCCCGGAGGCGTAA
- a CDS encoding helix-turn-helix domain-containing protein — MKTVALAVTDGMLHFELSVAYEVFGADLTHLVDPWYEFAVHGPGAVRVGRFHLEPDHGLDRLPYADTVIVPGWADVDVDPPAELVDAVRAAHEAGARVVSLCTGAFVLAAAGLLDGRRATTHWAHTRVLADRYPGVEVDPDVLYVDNGSVLTSAGKAAAMDLCLHLVRLDHGPAIANTVARRLVVPPHRAGGQAQFVTAPVPAQDDHPLTGLLPWIVERLDRPLTVEDLARQARMSSRHLGRHFRAATGTTPLQWLLTQRIRRAQELLEATDDSVEAIATATGMGTATTLRRHFHRTVGVPPDAYRRTFRSRSRPEGPGREAVTPPGAR, encoded by the coding sequence ATGAAGACAGTCGCGTTGGCCGTCACCGACGGAATGCTGCACTTCGAACTCTCCGTGGCGTACGAGGTTTTCGGCGCCGACCTGACCCACCTGGTCGACCCCTGGTACGAGTTCGCCGTCCACGGGCCCGGCGCCGTGCGGGTCGGCAGGTTCCACCTGGAGCCCGACCACGGGCTCGACCGGCTCCCGTACGCCGACACGGTGATCGTCCCCGGCTGGGCCGACGTCGACGTGGACCCGCCCGCCGAGCTGGTCGACGCCGTGCGCGCGGCCCACGAGGCGGGCGCGCGGGTGGTCTCCCTGTGCACGGGCGCGTTCGTCCTGGCCGCCGCAGGGCTCCTCGACGGGCGGCGCGCGACCACGCACTGGGCGCACACGCGGGTCCTGGCCGACCGCTACCCCGGGGTCGAGGTCGATCCGGACGTGCTCTACGTGGACAACGGCAGCGTGCTCACCTCCGCCGGCAAGGCCGCAGCGATGGACCTGTGCCTGCATCTGGTCCGCCTCGACCACGGTCCGGCGATCGCCAACACGGTCGCCCGCCGCCTGGTGGTGCCCCCGCACCGGGCCGGTGGCCAGGCCCAGTTCGTCACCGCCCCGGTACCCGCCCAGGACGACCACCCGCTCACCGGCCTGCTCCCCTGGATCGTCGAACGCCTCGACCGGCCGCTGACCGTGGAGGACCTGGCCCGTCAGGCGCGGATGAGCTCGCGCCACCTGGGCCGCCATTTCAGGGCGGCGACCGGCACGACCCCGCTCCAGTGGCTGCTGACGCAACGCATCCGCCGCGCCCAGGAGTTGCTGGAAGCCACCGACGACAGCGTCGAGGCCATCGCGACGGCGACCGGCATGGGCACCGCCACGACGCTGCGCCGGCACTTCCATCGCACGGTCGGCGTGCCCCCGGACGCGTACCGCCGCACCTTCCGCTCGCGGTCCCGCCCCGAAGGGCCCGGCCGCGAAGCCGTTACGCCTCCGGGGGCGCGGTAG